In Cervus elaphus chromosome 7, mCerEla1.1, whole genome shotgun sequence, the following proteins share a genomic window:
- the ELOVL5 gene encoding elongation of very long chain fatty acids protein 5: protein MEHFDASLSTYFRAWLGPRDTRVKGWFLLDNYVPTLVCSILYLLIVWLGPKYMKTRQPFSCRGILVVYNLGLTLLSLYMFCELVTGIWEGQYNFFCQGTRSGGEADMKIIRVLWWYYFSKLIEFMDTFFFILRKNNHQITVLHVYHHASMLNIWWFVMNWVPCGHSYFGATLNSFIHVLMYSYYGLSSIPSMRPYLWWKKYITQGQLLQFVLTIIQTSCGVVWPCTFPLGWLYFQIGYMISLIALFTNFYIQTYNKKGVSRRREHQKDHQNGSVAAVNGHTSSFSSLENNVKQRKQRED from the exons ATGGAGCACTTCGATGCATCACTTAGCACCTATTTCCGGGCATGGCTCGGCCCCCGAG ATACTCGAGTAAAAGGATGGTTTCTTCTGGACAATTATGTCCCCACCTTGGTATGCTCCATTCTGTACTTGCTAATCGTGTGGCTGGgaccaaaatatatgaagacGAGGCAACCGTTCTCCTGCCGGGGGATTTTAGTGGTGTACAACCTCGGACTCACTCTGCTGTCTCTCTATATGTTCTGTGAG ttAGTGACGGGAATATGGGAAGGCCAGTACAACTTCTTCTGTCAGGGCACACGCAGTGGAGGAGAAGCCGACATGAAG ATCATCCGCGTGCTGTGGTGGTACTACTTCTCCAAGCTCATCGAGTTCATGGATACCTTCTTCTTCATCCTCCGCAAGAACAACCACCAGATCACCGTCCTGCACGTGTACCACCACGCCAGCATGCTGAACATCTGGTGGTTCGTGATGAACTGGGTCCCCTGCGGCCACT CTTACTTTGGCGCCACACTTAACAGCTTCATCCATGTCCTCATGTATTCGTACTATGGCCTGTCGTCCATCCCGTCCATGCGGCCGTACCTCTGGTGGAAGAAGTACATCACGCAGGGGCAGCTG CTTCAGTTCGTGCTGACCATCATCCAGACCAGCTGTGGGGTCGTCTGGCCGTGCACCTTCCCTCTCGGTTGGTTGTATTTCCAGATCGGATACATGATTTCTCTGATCGCCCTCTTCACAAACTTCTACATTCAG ACCTACAACAAGAAGGGGGTCTCCCGGAGGAGAGAGCACCAAAAGGACCACCAGAACGGCTCTGTGGCCGCCGTGAACGGCCACACCAGCAgcttttcttccctggagaacaaTGTGAAACAACGGAAGCAGCGGGAGGACTGA